One Methylobacterium sp. AMS5 genomic region harbors:
- a CDS encoding BLUF domain-containing protein, producing MKNKRTSLVHLIYFSRLTISNEPALRAKQIGDITRQAQKKNEFAVITSFLIIDQNFAIQVVEGERQSVNETFQRIAADSRHRDVQIVEWREIAKREFVSSFTTVSRTTANEPHFAKSGLLPMLQRGTPKSSAIHGLAVTLQAESMAKQGIDHLFV from the coding sequence ATGAAGAACAAGAGGACGAGCCTCGTCCACCTGATCTACTTCTCACGCCTGACCATCTCGAACGAGCCGGCTCTGCGCGCGAAGCAGATCGGTGACATCACCCGCCAGGCTCAGAAGAAGAACGAATTCGCCGTGATCACGAGCTTTCTGATCATCGACCAGAATTTCGCGATCCAGGTCGTCGAGGGCGAACGCCAGTCGGTCAACGAGACCTTCCAGCGGATTGCCGCCGATTCGCGGCACCGCGACGTGCAGATCGTCGAGTGGCGCGAAATCGCCAAGAGGGAATTCGTCAGCTCCTTCACCACGGTGAGCCGCACGACGGCCAACGAGCCGCATTTCGCCAAATCTGGCCTTCTGCCGATGCTGCAACGGGGCACGCCCAAGAGCAGCGCGATCCACGGTCTGGCCGTCACGCTCCAAGCCGAATCGATGGCCAAGCAGGGCATCGACCATCTGTTCGTTTGA
- a CDS encoding response regulator, with the protein MSDTLPILIVDDQPKLLRLIIELMTRLGFPDVEGVSDAAEALSRMRERRYALVISDLAMEPMDGLQLLREIRADDSLMNTPFILTETSFDFEDINHAHVAGADAFILKPFDINLLKTKLKQVLNRKPRRREAPLPSESTLSQEFPLLGKF; encoded by the coding sequence ATGAGCGACACGCTTCCCATCCTCATCGTCGATGACCAGCCCAAGCTCCTGCGGCTGATCATCGAGCTGATGACCCGCCTCGGTTTCCCGGACGTCGAGGGCGTGTCGGACGCAGCCGAGGCGCTCAGCCGGATGCGGGAGCGCCGCTACGCCCTCGTCATCTCCGACCTCGCCATGGAGCCGATGGACGGGCTTCAGCTCCTGCGCGAGATCCGGGCCGACGACAGCCTGATGAACACGCCCTTCATCCTCACCGAGACCTCGTTCGACTTCGAGGACATCAACCACGCCCACGTCGCGGGCGCCGACGCCTTCATCCTCAAGCCGTTCGACATCAACCTCCTGAAGACGAAGCTGAAACAGGTGCTCAACCGCAAGCCGCGCCGCCGCGAGGCGCCGCTGCCTTCCGAATCGACGCTGAGCCAGGAATTCCCCCTGCTCGGCAAGTTCTGA
- the dusA gene encoding tRNA dihydrouridine(20/20a) synthase DusA — MSTPAEKLNELSGWRFSVAPMMDWTDRQCRAFHRTLSRRARLYTEMVTTGAVLHGDRERLLGFDAGEQPVAVQLGGSNPDDLAAAARIAADFGYAEINLNVGCPSDRVQDGRFGACLMREPGLVGACVAAMKAAVPVPVTVKCRLGVDDQDIEEALDAVADAVVTAGVDGLVVHARKAWLKGLSPRENRDVPPLDYGRVARLKRAHPDLPIAVNGGIADIAAAKARLGEVDGVMIGRAAYTEPALLLDVDAELFGEPAPVADAFAAIEAFEPIVAAGLERGLRLHAYTRHMLGLFNGRPGARAYRRHLATAGMGPEAGLATLREAVTKVSRERPPASEAA, encoded by the coding sequence GTGTCGACCCCGGCTGAAAAACTGAACGAACTCAGCGGGTGGCGCTTCAGCGTCGCACCCATGATGGATTGGACCGACCGGCAGTGCCGCGCGTTCCACCGAACCCTGTCGCGCCGGGCGCGGCTCTATACCGAGATGGTGACGACCGGGGCCGTGCTGCACGGCGACCGCGAGCGGCTGCTCGGTTTCGACGCCGGCGAGCAGCCGGTGGCGGTGCAACTCGGCGGCTCGAACCCGGACGACCTCGCGGCGGCGGCGCGGATCGCCGCCGATTTCGGTTACGCCGAGATCAACCTCAACGTCGGCTGCCCCTCCGACCGGGTGCAGGACGGACGCTTCGGCGCCTGCCTGATGCGCGAGCCGGGCCTCGTGGGCGCCTGCGTGGCGGCCATGAAGGCGGCCGTCCCGGTGCCGGTGACCGTGAAGTGCCGCCTGGGCGTCGATGATCAGGATATCGAGGAAGCCCTCGACGCCGTGGCCGACGCCGTGGTCACGGCGGGGGTGGACGGACTCGTCGTGCATGCTCGCAAGGCTTGGCTCAAAGGTCTCTCGCCGCGCGAGAACCGGGACGTGCCGCCGCTCGATTACGGCCGCGTCGCCCGGCTGAAGCGGGCGCATCCGGATCTGCCGATCGCGGTCAATGGCGGGATCGCCGACATCGCCGCCGCCAAGGCGAGGCTCGGCGAGGTCGATGGCGTGATGATCGGCCGGGCGGCCTATACCGAGCCGGCGCTGCTGCTCGACGTCGATGCCGAGCTGTTCGGCGAACCGGCCCCCGTCGCCGATGCCTTCGCCGCCATCGAGGCCTTCGAGCCCATCGTCGCGGCAGGGCTCGAACGGGGTCTGCGGCTTCATGCCTATACCCGGCACATGCTCGGCCTGTTCAACGGGCGGCCCGGAGCGCGGGCCTATCGCCGGCATCTGGCCACGGCCGGGATGGGCCCGGAGGCGGGCCTCGCCACTTTGCGCGAGGCGGTGACCAAGGTGTCTCGGGAACGCCCTCCGGCTTCCGAAGCAGCCTGA
- a CDS encoding urease accessory protein UreE, translating into MPTASLIVRKAAVRPDLVVDTVTLDHAARGQAHAHLTTAGGLSVDLDLDRAVGLEDGDALKLEDGRLVAVRAAEEALLEVRAGNPARLLRLAWQLGGEHVPAEVGAEVLYVPASAAELIRGAGCSAEPVNRPFKPEKAAHDHSQCGHDHHHHGHEAHPHDAHAHAHEAQADHDHAHHDHDHGHSHAHGGCGHEHSHSHRHEH; encoded by the coding sequence ATGCCCACAGCCAGCCTGATCGTCCGCAAGGCCGCCGTTCGGCCCGATCTCGTCGTCGATACGGTGACCCTCGACCACGCCGCCCGGGGACAGGCGCATGCGCACCTGACGACGGCGGGCGGCTTGTCCGTCGATCTCGACCTGGATCGTGCGGTGGGCCTTGAGGATGGCGACGCGTTGAAGCTCGAGGACGGGCGCCTCGTGGCCGTGCGTGCCGCCGAGGAAGCGCTTCTGGAAGTCCGCGCCGGCAATCCGGCCCGCCTGTTGCGGCTCGCCTGGCAGCTCGGCGGCGAGCATGTCCCCGCGGAGGTCGGTGCGGAGGTTCTCTATGTGCCGGCCAGCGCCGCCGAACTGATCCGCGGGGCCGGCTGCTCAGCCGAGCCCGTGAACCGCCCCTTCAAGCCGGAAAAGGCGGCGCACGATCACAGCCAGTGCGGCCACGACCATCATCACCACGGCCACGAAGCCCATCCTCATGACGCTCATGCTCATGCTCATGAAGCCCAGGCTGACCATGACCATGCCCATCATGACCATGATCACGGCCACAGCCACGCACACGGAGGCTGCGGGCATGAGCACAGCCATAGCCACCGCCACGAACACTGA